The window GATCACCACGGGCGTGGGTCAGCACCAGATGTGGGCGGGCCAGTTCTACAACTACAGCGAGCCGCGCACCTTTGTGAGCTCCGCCGGTCTCGGTTCGATGGGCTTCGGCTACCCGGCCGCTCTCGGCGCGAAGGTGGCTTTGCCGCACAAGGAAGTCATCGACATCGATGGCGACGGTTCGTTCCTGATGAACGTGCAGGAGCTTGCCACCGCGCACATCGAGGGCATCGCCGCCAAGGCCATCATCCTCAACAACCAGCACCTCGGCATGGTGGTGCAGTGGGAGGATCGCTTCTACTCGAGCAATCGTGGCCACACCTTCCTCGGTGATCCGCGTGATCTGAAGCGCATCTACCCCGACTACGTCGAGATCTGCAAGGGCTTCGGCGTGAAGTGCGAGCGCGTGCTTCACAAGAAGGACCTCCGCGCCGCTGTCCAGCGCATGCTCGACTCCAAGGAAGCCTACGTCCTCGACGTAATGACTCCCTACACCGAGCACGTGCTGCCGATGATCCCGGCCGGTGCCACCTACAAGGACATCATCACCGAGTAGGTTATCGTTTCTTTCGTCCGCCGGGGCCGAGCGCCCCGGCGACGATCCTTAAAGTTCGCGTGGCCTGCGGAGAGTCCGAGTGCACGCAAATGGTGTCCGCCATGTTCAGGCTGACCAATCGCGCCAGCTGGCTGCGAATCTCCTCCGGGTCTTCCAGCACTGCCCCTGCCTCGGTGCGAGGAACCAATGTGCCGTCATCCCGGTAGCGGCGTTCAGCGAAAGCCTCCCCCCAGGTCGTCATTCCCCGCCGCAGCGCCTCGCGGTGAACCCTTGCGCCATGGAGCGCGATGATCCGTAGTCCCGGACAGAATGCCGCGACAAAATCCAGGTACGCTTTTGTTAGCTCCGCGCTTCGGTCGACCTGGTGGTAGAGCGCTCCATGGAGCTTTATGTGGCGGAGCCGGATACGCAGGCTCGTGGCGATGAGTTGCAGCGAGCCAATCTGCTGGGAGAGCAGGCTGGTTAACTCGCGAGGGGAGATGGGGAGTTCCTTTCGCCCAAAATTTACCCGGTCAAAATATCCGGGGTGCGCCCCCGGATGGACCTTCATCCCGGCACAGAGCCGCAGGCAGCGATCCATGGAGGCGAGGTCGCCTGCGTGGCCGCCGCAGGCGATATTGGCCGAGGTGGCATAGTGGAGCAAGGCGCGGGTCCGGGCGGCGGATTCGCCTTCGCCGAGATCGCAATTGATGTCTTTCATGGTGAGCCGAGTTGAAACTGAAAACGGGTGCCGGGCGCGCACTGGGCGAGACGGTCGAGATCGGGAGGCGAGACGGAAGCCAGCCGGGCATAACCGCCCACGGTGGGTCCGTCCCGCATGAGGATGATCGGTTGTCCGCTTGGGGGGACCTGGATGGTCCCGGTCAGGACGGGACCGCTCAGGATGCCTGGGGGACCGCCGGGGAGAGATGCCCCTTGGAGACGATATCCTGTGCGATCACTCTGGGCGGAAACTTCCCAGTCCCCTTCCAGAAGGCGGGTGCGCGAAGATTCGGGGAAAGCCTCCCATTCCGGCCCGGGCCAGATCTCGATATTAGCGGGGTGTCTCCAGTCGGGAATGGCTTCTGGAGAGAGGAAACGGCCGGCGATCGTATTGGTCCGAAAATCGCGGGAGCGTCGTATGATGTCGCCGGGGCGCAGCATCCGGCCAATGCCCGCCCGTTGATAGACGCTTGCGCTGCCCAGGAAATGCGGCGCGTCCATTTCGCCCTCGAGGGCAACATAGCACCACAACCCACTCTTCGCGCCTCGGAGGTGTACGCTCTCCCCTGGGGTGAGGCGCAGGGTTCTCCATAGGGGGTGGCTCGCTGAGGCATCGGCGCCAGTCAGGGCTATGGTGACGCTGGCAAGGGCGCGAAATATTGCACGCCCGAAGGCGATTTCCAGCACGGGAGATTCATCGCGATTTCCCACCAGCCGGTTGGCCTGGCGCAGGGATTCCTGATCCATCGCTCCGCTTGAAGGTACTCCGAAAGAGCGCCATCCCTTGCGGCCTGCATCCTGTATGCTGGCGGCCGGAGCCTCGAGAATTTCCAAGGCCGGCGTACTCATGAGACGGGTTCGAACTTTACTCTGTCACCCAGGGCGAAGCGGAAAGCCGTTGCGTTGTCACGTGTCGGATCAAAAAGAGCTTCCGGCGTCCTTCCCAGCAGCCACCAGCCACCGGGCGAGGCGATACTGTAGAGGCCCGTGTGGGTGCCGCCGATGCCGATGCTGCCTGCTTCAACCCGAAGGCGGGGAGTCTCCCGGCGTGCCAGATGCAGGCGCGGGTCGAGCGGTCCGAGATACGCAAAGCCTGGAGCGAAACCCACCAGAAACACATCATAGGTCGGAGCGGAGTGGATCTCGATTACCTCTGCCTCGCACAGGCCTGTGCGATGGGCGAATTCCCCCAAGTCGGGGCCGTCGTAGCTCATTGGGAGCCGGTGCAACCGCGCACCCTCTCCGGGAATGGGACGAGCTTTCGAGACGGCTTCCCTGGCGAGGTGCTTGCCCGAGGAAAGAAAGTCTACACCCGGAAGATCGATCAAAATCTCTCCGTAGCCGGGCACGAACTCTGTCCCGTCTGGAAATCCGGCCGCATTCAATGAGGCAAGCAAGCCGCGGCAACGCTCCAGAGAGAGGAGAGTGGCGGAGCTGGCGAAGCGTACGATGAGGGCCGAAGGCCCCCAATGCTCGATGGCGACGTGGTCCATGGGGTAAATCCCTAAAAAGATACAGGCCACCGCGACGAATGCCACGGTGGCCTGTTGTTCCCCCCAGAACAGTTTCCAAAGTATGCAATCGCTCCCAACACGCAAGGGAAATTCTCGAAATTTTCTATAGAGGGGGATTTTTCAGCCAGCGAACGTCGTGGGAGAGCATATTCTCCCCGTCAAAAACGAAGTATCCCTCGAATTCCCCTCCCGCGATCACTCCGGGCAGCCAATGGGCGTCGTCTGCCCACATCTCATCATAGGGAATGGCGTCGAGCGGAGTCCAGATCGGCAGAGCCTCTGGTGTTTCCATCGGGATGCCCCGGTAGTCGGGAGAGACGAATACGCTGCAGGTGAGGCTATAGCCGTCGAGGAACTGAAAATGCAGTCGGCCCCGCCATTCCGGGGAGAGCGGAGTGATACGGAGTTCCTCGATGGTCTCTCGCACGGCGGCTTCCTCGGGTGTTTCGCCGGGTTCCAGCCGGCCTCCGGGACCGTTGATCTTTCCAGCGCCAAGGCCCCGCTTTTTGCGAATCAGCAGGATCTGGCCGTCCTTGATGACAAAAAGCAATGTTGCCCGTTCCTTTGGCTCCCAGGTCGTCCAGTCCACATTCATTGTGCCGGTCACCATACGGAGAGCCGCCGCTGGTGACAATGGCGGGAATTTCTTGTCATAAATTTCACGAATTGTTAGTGTTAGCTCACCGTAATGAGCACGATCCATGTGCTAAAAAACGGGGAAAAATGGGGGCCGTACACCACGGAGGAACTCGAGGGTCACGTGGAGCAGGGGACTTTTACCTCCGAGGATCTCGTCTGGTGGGAAGGTTTGGAAGACTGGCAGCCGCTGTCTTCGTTGTTTGAGGAAGAGGAGCCGCCTGATTTCGAATGTGATGGAGTGCGAGTTTTCGCCGATCGCTTGGAGCTGGACGGAGTGAGCCTTCTGGCTCCCTTGATTTTACGAGCGTCCGTGCAGAGACAAAGAAACCGCCGGGTCAAACCCGTCATCGGGGCGGTCCTGGTCGGTGTGTTCGCCGTCTGCGTCGCCTTTGTGCCGATCCCGCGCCAGAACCATACGGAATGGATCATCTGGGGGCTGGTCCTTCTCGGCTTGGTGATCTGGTGTTTACGGCTGATGTATGCCGGACTGGGAGGGGGGCGTTCGCTCCTTATCGTGGATCTCGCCGATGGCAATGAGCGGATACGGCAGGTCGATCCCGCCATCGCACCCCAGCTTGAGGAAGCTCTCGGGCGAGTCATCGTGACAGGTCGAGCCGGTTTCCCGGCGGCCCCAAATCAAGCGAGCTGACGCGAGCCGCGCACAGGGTCGGGGCTGGCGTATCTTCTGTCACATTCTCCGGAGTGTTGCGCTTCCCAAAGGCCGGGAGCCATAGTAGAAGGCGTCGCTCACATGATTGCTTTCCTGCCGATTCTGGCCGCTGCTGCGATTTCCACCGGAGGTTCCCCTGCGGAACTCGCGATTGCCTTTGTCACCCTCTGCGTTCTCGAGGTCGTGCTCGGCATCGACAACATCATCTTCATCTCCATCCTGGCCTCGAAGCTGCCGAAGCACCAGCAGGCCAAGGCGCGTCTCATCGGCCTTTCGCTGGCGATGATCACCCGCGTGCTGCTGCTTTTGTCCATTTCCTGGATGGCAACGCTGGTGAAGCCGCTCTTTGAGGTATTCGGGCATGGCGTGACCGGGCGTGATCTCATCCTGGTCCTCGGTGGTTTGTTCCTGGTCTGGAAGAGCACGCACGAAATCCATGCCAAGCTTGAGGGAGCCGAGGAGGAGCACTCTGTCGGCCGGGCTGCGGCGGCCTTCTCGACCACCATCGTCCAGATCGTCCTGATCGACATCGTCTTCTCGCTGGATTCCGTCATCACGGCGGTGGGAATGGTCAATAACATCCCGATCATGATCGCGGCAGTGATCGTGGCGGTGATCTTCATGATGTTCTGCTCCGGGCCGATCAGTGATTTCGTGGACCGCCACCCGACGATCAAGATGCTGGCGCTCAGCTTCCTCCTGCTCATTGGCGTGGCCTTGATCGCAGACGGATGCGGCCAGCATGTGCCGAAGGGCTACATTTACTTTGCCATGGGCTTCTCTGTCTTCGTGGAATTTCTCAACATCCGCATGGGCCGGGGCAAGGAAAAGCCGGTCAAGCTGCACCAGCAGATCTCCGAGTAAGGAGGGTTTTGCATGCAGAGGCCGGGATTTGGGCTAAGATAGGAAGATGAGCGAAGTTTCCGAAGATCAGGATCGCGGGATCGAAGTCAGGACATATTTTGCCCGGGTTCGCAACGCGCTGGTCGCGCGGGCGGATTTTGGCGAGTTGTATGCCAGCCTTTACCTGCACCAGATGGATGCGGGTATCCGCCTGGAGCCCGTCATGGACGATCTCCTGCGCGAGGCCCTCGCCGCGGTGACGCTGCATTGCGCCTCGCGTCCCTGGAAGGAGACGGTGGCTTGGACGGTGAACTTCCAGCATCCACTGGCCAATGTCTTTGTCTCCGGCGACAATCGTCTCGGCACCGTGGTGGGCAACATCTTCACGGAGAACGTCCGGGAGACGGACAAAAATCTTTTCTACGCCGATGTCGTGACCGAGGACCAGCCGCAGCGGCGCAGCGTGGTGGAGTTTGAAGGTGGCAGCTTTTTCCGGGCGATGGAAAAATTCTATGAGCAGAGCGAGCAGCGTGTGGTACGGATCTTTCCGTACGACGAGGAGGAGTTTGTCCTCATCGCGGCCCAGCCCGATTGCGATATCGAGTGGCTCAAGGGCCTCGATGCAGAGGCGGTAAAGACGCTCGACAAGGATGTGGAGCTACGGTTGCTCGAGCAGCGGTACTACCGTTTTGCCTGCGGCTGCAACCAGGACCGCATGCTCGCGATGCTGGCGCCGGTTATGCGGCACCAGCCCGAGGATTTATTTCAGGGCGAGGAAACGATCCGCGTGAGCTGCCCGCGTTGCGGCGCGAGGCACACGATCACGCGGGAATCTCTCGAGGCCCGGATCGCGACGGAGAAGTCGTCTGGTTAGTTGGACGACTTCTTGGTCGGGCACTGCGACGACTGGACAGGGCACTGCTGGGCCTTGGTCTTGCACTGGGTCTTGGAGACGCAGCACGAAGCGCCCTTGGCGGGACAGACACCCTTGCCTGCCGGGGCCGGCTCAGGCTTGCTGGCGCAACCGCCTGCGAAGGCGACGAGGGCGACCGATGCGGCGAGAGTAGTGAGGAAGTTCTTCATGACGTTCGTATTATAACGCGGGAAAACGCGTTTTCATGTTTTTTTGACCGTCTTTTTCTTCGCTGGTCTGGCCTTTTCCTCCCGGACCTGGCGCTCGGCTTCGACCCAGTCGGAGTGTTCGTCTCCCGGCCAGCCATGGTGGCGGCGGCGTTCGGAGATGAAGTAAGCCCGGAGGCTGATCTCCTCGACCGAGATGACGACCTCGACCGGGGCGGCCTCTTTCTTGGGGCGGGGCGCAGCGGGGCGTTTGGCGCGAGCCTTGGGCTTGGGGGATTCCTCCGCGACGACAACGGGCGTGGCTTCAGCCTTTGGCAGTGCTGCCGCCGGTTCTACCGGTGCGGGAGTCGCCGTGATGATTGCCTTCTTTGGTTTAGCCTTTTTGGGCTCCGGGGATTTTTCCTTCTTTTTCTCTTTTGACATATTCCCTCCGTTAACGAATCCGGTTTTCCTCGCGGGTGGGAGGAGTTGCAAAATAAATCTTCAAAAATTTCATTGCTAAAATACCTTAGGGTCATGGCCGCATTTCTTTTGAGATGGCTGGTGACAACGGTTGCGGTGCTCGCCGCAGCGCATGTTATCCCGGGTATTCGCTACGACAACTGGGGTTCTCTGCTGGGGGCGTCGCTCCTCCTGGGGATTATCAACGCCTTTGTGCGTCCTGTGCTCCTGTTGCTCAGCATCCCATGGATCATCATCACGATGGGGCTGTTCATTTTTGTCGTGAATGCCCTGCTGCTGATGCTGGTGGCGGCGATGGTTCCCTCCTTCCATGTGGATGGGTTCTGGAGCGCCTTCTTTGGTGCGATCATCGTCAGCCTGGTGAGCTGGCTCTTGAGCTCCTTCTTCCGCGGCAGTGACGGGCACATCTATGCGATCACCCACCACTCCGCTCCTGCGGGCATGAAGAGGGCCAGCGCACGGGTGATCAAATGACGTATTGCCTGAGCCTTCACTGTAGTGAGGGGCTTGTCTTTCTCTCGGATTCACGCACGACGGCGGGCATCGACAATGTGACGCTGCATCCGAAGATGCGCATCTATGAGCGCGAGGGCGACCGCGTGCTGTGCATCCTGAGCTCCGGCAATCTCTCCATCACCCAATCCGTCTCGGCCTTCATTGACCGCGACATGGAACGCGCGGTCGGAGAGGCCGGCGGGTGCTGCCTGATGAACCAGCATAATCTCTACGAGACGGCCCGCTATGTGGGGGAGCGCATCCGTGAGGTGCGACATCTCGACGCCGACGCGCTGCGGCAGGGCGGGTTGGATTTCAATATCAACCTGATCGTGGGCGGGCAGATCGGCTCCCAGCCGCCGGAGATTTACCAGGTCTATGCCGAGGGCAATGCCATTCATGCCAGCCGGGAGTCGCCCTTTCTCCAGATCGGCGAGCTGAAATATGGCAAGCCGATCCTCGACCGGGGATTCACTTACGACACACCGCTGCACGAGGCGGTGAAATTTGGACTGCTCTCGCTCGACTCGACGGCGAAAAGCAATCTTTCGGTCGGCACCCCCTTTGAGTTGTTCTGTTATCGGGCGGGCGACCTCCGGGTGAGCCATCGCATGGTGTTTCCGGAGGATCATCCCTACTTGAAGGATTTACGCGACCGGTGGCAGAATGGATTAATTCAGCTTGTGCATGAGATTCCGCCGCTAGACTGTCTCCTGCGATGAGTTTGTCTGATCCCATCCCCCCGCTTCGGACCAAGATTTGTGGCATCACGAATCTTGAGGACGCCATCATGGTGGCCTCCTGCGGTGCCGATGCCCTGGGGTTTAATTTTTTCACCCAGTCGAAGCGGTACATTGACCTCTCCGCCTCGCGGGGCTGGATCGCGGAGCTGGAGGGAAAAGTCGATCGCGTCGCGGTGGTGGTGAA of the Terrimicrobium sacchariphilum genome contains:
- a CDS encoding 5-oxoprolinase subunit PxpA, with the protein product MKDINCDLGEGESAARTRALLHYATSANIACGGHAGDLASMDRCLRLCAGMKVHPGAHPGYFDRVNFGRKELPISPRELTSLLSQQIGSLQLIATSLRIRLRHIKLHGALYHQVDRSAELTKAYLDFVAAFCPGLRIIALHGARVHREALRRGMTTWGEAFAERRYRDDGTLVPRTEAGAVLEDPEEIRSQLARLVSLNMADTICVHSDSPQATRTLRIVAGALGPGGRKKR
- a CDS encoding biotin-dependent carboxyltransferase family protein, encoding MSTPALEILEAPAASIQDAGRKGWRSFGVPSSGAMDQESLRQANRLVGNRDESPVLEIAFGRAIFRALASVTIALTGADASASHPLWRTLRLTPGESVHLRGAKSGLWCYVALEGEMDAPHFLGSASVYQRAGIGRMLRPGDIIRRSRDFRTNTIAGRFLSPEAIPDWRHPANIEIWPGPEWEAFPESSRTRLLEGDWEVSAQSDRTGYRLQGASLPGGPPGILSGPVLTGTIQVPPSGQPIILMRDGPTVGGYARLASVSPPDLDRLAQCAPGTRFQFQLGSP
- a CDS encoding 5-oxoprolinase subunit B family protein → MDHVAIEHWGPSALIVRFASSATLLSLERCRGLLASLNAAGFPDGTEFVPGYGEILIDLPGVDFLSSGKHLAREAVSKARPIPGEGARLHRLPMSYDGPDLGEFAHRTGLCEAEVIEIHSAPTYDVFLVGFAPGFAYLGPLDPRLHLARRETPRLRVEAGSIGIGGTHTGLYSIASPGGWWLLGRTPEALFDPTRDNATAFRFALGDRVKFEPVS
- a CDS encoding 8-oxo-dGTP diphosphatase, translating into MDRAHYGELTLTIREIYDKKFPPLSPAAALRMVTGTMNVDWTTWEPKERATLLFVIKDGQILLIRKKRGLGAGKINGPGGRLEPGETPEEAAVRETIEELRITPLSPEWRGRLHFQFLDGYSLTCSVFVSPDYRGIPMETPEALPIWTPLDAIPYDEMWADDAHWLPGVIAGGEFEGYFVFDGENMLSHDVRWLKNPPL
- a CDS encoding DUF4339 domain-containing protein, producing MSTIHVLKNGEKWGPYTTEELEGHVEQGTFTSEDLVWWEGLEDWQPLSSLFEEEEPPDFECDGVRVFADRLELDGVSLLAPLILRASVQRQRNRRVKPVIGAVLVGVFAVCVAFVPIPRQNHTEWIIWGLVLLGLVIWCLRLMYAGLGGGRSLLIVDLADGNERIRQVDPAIAPQLEEALGRVIVTGRAGFPAAPNQAS
- a CDS encoding TerC family protein, with product MIAFLPILAAAAISTGGSPAELAIAFVTLCVLEVVLGIDNIIFISILASKLPKHQQAKARLIGLSLAMITRVLLLLSISWMATLVKPLFEVFGHGVTGRDLILVLGGLFLVWKSTHEIHAKLEGAEEEHSVGRAAAAFSTTIVQIVLIDIVFSLDSVITAVGMVNNIPIMIAAVIVAVIFMMFCSGPISDFVDRHPTIKMLALSFLLLIGVALIADGCGQHVPKGYIYFAMGFSVFVEFLNIRMGRGKEKPVKLHQQISE
- a CDS encoding Hsp33 family molecular chaperone HslO; this encodes MSEVSEDQDRGIEVRTYFARVRNALVARADFGELYASLYLHQMDAGIRLEPVMDDLLREALAAVTLHCASRPWKETVAWTVNFQHPLANVFVSGDNRLGTVVGNIFTENVRETDKNLFYADVVTEDQPQRRSVVEFEGGSFFRAMEKFYEQSEQRVVRIFPYDEEEFVLIAAQPDCDIEWLKGLDAEAVKTLDKDVELRLLEQRYYRFACGCNQDRMLAMLAPVMRHQPEDLFQGEETIRVSCPRCGARHTITRESLEARIATEKSSG
- a CDS encoding phage holin family protein; protein product: MAAFLLRWLVTTVAVLAAAHVIPGIRYDNWGSLLGASLLLGIINAFVRPVLLLLSIPWIIITMGLFIFVVNALLLMLVAAMVPSFHVDGFWSAFFGAIIVSLVSWLLSSFFRGSDGHIYAITHHSAPAGMKRASARVIK